A single region of the Lates calcarifer isolate ASB-BC8 linkage group LG16_LG22, TLL_Latcal_v3, whole genome shotgun sequence genome encodes:
- the cdk1 gene encoding cyclin-dependent kinase 1 isoform X1 — MRLVKDVDLKVSGQKVVRLPLENKQKAVMEDYLKIEKIGEGTYGVVYKGRHKATGQVVAMKKIRLESEEEGVPSTAVREVSLLQELKHPNVVRLLDVLMQESRLYLIFEFLSMDLKKYLDSIPSGQYMDPMLVKSYLYQILEGIYFCHCRRVLHRDLKPQNLLIDNKGVIKLADFGLARAFGVPVRVYTHEVVTLWYRAPEVLLGSPRYSTPVDVWSTGTIFAELATKKPLFHGDSEIDQLFRIFRTLGTPNNDVWPDVESLPDYKNTFPKWKSGNLSSMVKNLDKNGLDLLAKMLIYNPPKRISAREAMTHPYFDDLDKSTLPAASMNKI; from the exons ATGAGGTTAGTTAAAGACGTGGACCTTAAAGTTTCTGGACAGAAAGTGGTTCGGCTACCGTTAGAGAATAAACAGAAG gcaGTAATGGAAGACTActtgaaaatagagaaaattgGAGAAG GTACCTATGGAGTGGTGTATAAGGGCAGGCACAAGGCCACAGGGCAGGTTGTGGCCATGAAGAAGATCCGCCtggagagtgaagaggagggggttCCCAGCACCGCTGTTAGAGAGGTTTCTTTGCTTCAAGAGCTCAAGCATCCCAATGTTGTTCG ACTCCTAGATGTCCTGATGCAGGAGTCTCGTCTTTACCTCATCTTCGAGTTCCTGTCCATGGACCTGAAGAAGTACCTGGACTCTATCCCCTCTGGCCAGTACATGGACCCTATGCTGGTCAAG AGCTACCTTTACCAGATCCTGGAGGgcatttatttctgtcactgtcGTCGAGTCCTCCACCGGGACCTGAAACCCCAGAACCTCCTGATTGACAACAAGGGAGTTATCAAACTGGCAGACTTTGGCCTTGCTCGGGCTTTTGGGGTTCCTGTCAGGGTCTACACCCACGAG GTTGTAACTCTTTGGTACCGGGCTCCAGAGGTCCTCCTGGGATCACCACGATATTCAACCCCTGTTGACGTTTGGAGCACTGGAACCATCTTTGCTGAACTTGCCACCAAGAAGCCTCTGTTCCATGGAGACTCAGAGATAGACCAGCTCTTCAGAATCTTCAG GACTCTGGGAACCCCAAACAATGATGTGTGGCCTGATGTAGAGAGTCTACCtgactacaaaaacacattcccTAAATGGAAGTCTGGAAACCTGTCATCAATGGTGAAAAACCTGGATAAGAATGGCCTGGACCTACTGGCG AAAATGTTGATCTACAATCCTCCCAAGAGGATCTCAGCACGGGAGGCTATGACTCACCCATACTTTGATGACTTGGATAAATCTACCTTGCCTGCTGCCAGCATGAACAAAATCTGA
- the cdk1 gene encoding cyclin-dependent kinase 1 isoform X2: MEDYLKIEKIGEGTYGVVYKGRHKATGQVVAMKKIRLESEEEGVPSTAVREVSLLQELKHPNVVRLLDVLMQESRLYLIFEFLSMDLKKYLDSIPSGQYMDPMLVKSYLYQILEGIYFCHCRRVLHRDLKPQNLLIDNKGVIKLADFGLARAFGVPVRVYTHEVVTLWYRAPEVLLGSPRYSTPVDVWSTGTIFAELATKKPLFHGDSEIDQLFRIFRTLGTPNNDVWPDVESLPDYKNTFPKWKSGNLSSMVKNLDKNGLDLLAKMLIYNPPKRISAREAMTHPYFDDLDKSTLPAASMNKI; this comes from the exons ATGGAAGACTActtgaaaatagagaaaattgGAGAAG GTACCTATGGAGTGGTGTATAAGGGCAGGCACAAGGCCACAGGGCAGGTTGTGGCCATGAAGAAGATCCGCCtggagagtgaagaggagggggttCCCAGCACCGCTGTTAGAGAGGTTTCTTTGCTTCAAGAGCTCAAGCATCCCAATGTTGTTCG ACTCCTAGATGTCCTGATGCAGGAGTCTCGTCTTTACCTCATCTTCGAGTTCCTGTCCATGGACCTGAAGAAGTACCTGGACTCTATCCCCTCTGGCCAGTACATGGACCCTATGCTGGTCAAG AGCTACCTTTACCAGATCCTGGAGGgcatttatttctgtcactgtcGTCGAGTCCTCCACCGGGACCTGAAACCCCAGAACCTCCTGATTGACAACAAGGGAGTTATCAAACTGGCAGACTTTGGCCTTGCTCGGGCTTTTGGGGTTCCTGTCAGGGTCTACACCCACGAG GTTGTAACTCTTTGGTACCGGGCTCCAGAGGTCCTCCTGGGATCACCACGATATTCAACCCCTGTTGACGTTTGGAGCACTGGAACCATCTTTGCTGAACTTGCCACCAAGAAGCCTCTGTTCCATGGAGACTCAGAGATAGACCAGCTCTTCAGAATCTTCAG GACTCTGGGAACCCCAAACAATGATGTGTGGCCTGATGTAGAGAGTCTACCtgactacaaaaacacattcccTAAATGGAAGTCTGGAAACCTGTCATCAATGGTGAAAAACCTGGATAAGAATGGCCTGGACCTACTGGCG AAAATGTTGATCTACAATCCTCCCAAGAGGATCTCAGCACGGGAGGCTATGACTCACCCATACTTTGATGACTTGGATAAATCTACCTTGCCTGCTGCCAGCATGAACAAAATCTGA